GAGCAATGACCGTAATCACTAATAGCAGAATAATCAATCCCGATACAATTACATGAAACTTCGCAATAACTTCAGCCTCTTCTTTTCCAAGGTATACTCCTACAAGGCAAAGCATTGCTACAATAATCCACCTTGGCGTTTCATCCAGCACCCAGTCCTTAATGATTCCCACTGCAAAAACAAGAATGACAACCATGACTGTAATTCCGTACAAAACGTACAGTCCATTGATGAATCTCCCCGCAATTCCCCCTAGCATGCTGACTGAGTATTGGAACAGATTTTTTTCCGGGTTCCTTTTTGCCAATAGCCAATATAGCGTGATGACCATTTGAATGAGGATGCCTGTTACCACAATGGAAATCCACGCATCCCCTTTCGCTTCACTTTGAACCTCATAAGGAAGTCCAAGAATCCCCACCCCAATTTGGGTTTGAATGATGAAGAAGTAGAGCTGAAAAGGAGATAGATTTTTATTCATTTTTTCTCCACCCTCTTGACTTTGATTCCTTCCATGAATAAACCGGCTTCGTATCACGCGGCCTTTCATTCATCATCCAGATTGGAACACGGAAGACCGTGTCTTTAAAAAACTTAAAGTCAAAAGGTGCCAGAGGATAAAAATAGGGACAGCCAAAGGGCTTTAATTTCACAAGATGAATCAATATAAGCATAAAAGAAATCACAATTCCGAAGAAACCAAAAAGGGCCGACATCAGCATAATCGGAAAGCCTAAAATCCTGATTGTATTGCTCATCTCATTGGAAGGAATGACAAAGGAAGAGATGGCAGTAATGGCGACTACAATAATCATGGTGTTGGAAACAAAATGAGCTTCCACTACTGCCGTTCCGATCACTAAACCTCCGACGACGCCAATGGTCTGGGAAATGGCATTTGGAAGGCGAATCGCTGCTTCTCTAAGCAATTCAAGAGTAAGCTGCATAATCATGGCTTCAAGAACCGGCTGGAATGGAACATATTCCAGTGAGCTTTTAATGGAGAAAACAATTTCCACCGGGATTACCTCATAGTTAAAGGAAACGAGGGCGATATAGAAGGCGGGCAGCCCCAATGCAATTAAAAAAGAGACCATTCGTACAATTCTGTAAAAGGATCCAATTAGCGTCCGCTGGTTATAATCCTCCGATGACTGAAAAAATGTAAAGAAGTGGGCAGGCAGAATCAGTACAGTCGGACTTCCTTCCATCAAAATTGCGATCCTTCCATCCATTAAATTCGACGCTGCCCGATCTGGCCTTTCCGTGCTCAAAAACTGAGGAAACGGAGAAAATGGGTAGTCCTCGAGAAATTCCTCAAAATAACCCGGTGATTGAACAGAATCTACCTGAAGGTAGCTGAGCCTTCTTTCCACTTCTTTAACGAGGGATGGATTCACAATTTTCCCTACATAGACAATTGCCATTTTCGAATGGCCCGTCCTTCCTACTGAACGAAACTGAACAGTTAAGGAAGGACTTTTAATTCTTTCGCGGATAAAATGAATGTTTTTCAATACATTTTCAGAAAAGCTTTGGTGTGATCCTCTGATTACTTTCTCATTATTCGGTTCCTGGCCGGTATCCATCTCTTTTTTGTATACATTTAATAAAAAGAGCTCTGTTTCTCCCTCTATAAATAAAAGACAATGTCCTTCCACCATGGATTCAATAGCGCTATCAAGCTCCAAGGTCCTATGCATGACGGTAATGGTCACAATGTCTTCAATTTTTCCTTTTTGCTTATTCAAGAGAGGTTTTAAAACATTCGTCTGAATGATCTCGCGGTCTGCTATGGAATCTATATAGAGAATAAATGTATTTTTTTCATTGAAAATAAACCTCTTTATTTTCAGATCATCCGCCTGGAAGAACGAATTCTTTATGTATGAAATCGTTTCGTCCGGGCTTCCTGAAGAGAGCGGCCCGTTCCCGCTGCCTGTTCTAGCCGATGGATCATGATTGATATGAGAGCTTGAGCTCATCCGCTTCCACCTCGATTATTTTTAGCATTTTCGATTCTGTCTGAAAATATACAGCCTGGGAAACCCGTAAACGGCAAAAAACCTGCAGAGCAGGTCTGCAGGTTTTTCAGGGCTATTACATTTCTGAATTCGGTTTACGGAGAAGATGTTTTATATCCTTAAAACGGACGAACGTTCTATTTTTCTGATCCCACAGATGAAAACGGAGGGATTTAAAGCTGGAAAGAAGCGTAATCGTTGTCGCCTTGTGGAGCGGCGGAGTGGATTGATGCGCTTTTTCCAGGTTGTAGTTTGGCACCTTAGGGCTCAAATGGTGAACGTGGTGAAAGCCGATGTTGCCTGTTACCCATTGAAGAACCTTCGGGAGCTTGTAATAAGAGCTGCCGTCTACAGCCGCTTTGACATAATCCCATTCTTCTTCATTCTCATAATAGGAATCTTCAAATTGATGCTGTACATAAAACAGCCAAATTCCAAGAGCACCAGATACAAAGACAATCGGAACCTGGATAAGCAGGAACGCCTGCCAGCCAATCCACCAGCACATGAGCGCATAAGATCCGGCAATCAAAAAGTTAATCAAGTACGTATTGAGGCGTTCTTTTTTCCTTGCTCCTTTACGGTTAAAGCGGTTCGAAATAAGGAAAAGATAGATTGGGCCAAGTCCGAACATCACAAGCGGATTGCGGTATAGCTGATAACCAATTTTTCTCCAAAAAGACGAAGAAACATATTCATCAACCGTTAATACCCAAATATCGCCTGTTCCTCTTTTTGTTAAGTTACTGCTTGTCGCATGGTGAATGGAATGGGCTCTCTTCCATTTTTCATAAGGGAATAACGTGAGGACACCGCTTATAATCCCAAGAATGTCATTGCCTTTGCGGGTCTTCATAAACGATTGATGGCAGCAGTCATGGAAAATGATAAAGATTCGAATGACAAAACCTGAAGCTGCAATCGCGAGAGCAAGGGACAGCCAATAGGAAACGGACAAACATTGATAGGCTGCAAACCAAAGGAGAAAAAATGGCGGAAATGTATTAATAAGCTGTCTTACGCTTGATTTCACACTGGATTTTTCAAATGGGGCCATGTCTTTTTTGAGCATTACTTGTTTTTGTTTAGACATATCTTCCTCCTCGAGGGTTAGGTACGTGATCTATTTTCAGCTGAACAGCTGTTATTTTTATCTTCATGAACTACTCCCATCTTACTATGTTTGGCTCCATAAAACTAGATGCTTTAATTTTATAAAGAGTTAAAATATCGGAAACATTCTTCAAATGACTGCTGTGACTGAGTTCAGCACCTGAAAAATTAGAACAGTTTAACAAATGGAAAGAATTGAGTTTTCAGCTCTTCGGCATATAAAATATGTAAGGATTCGCTCTCATCTCTTCTGAAGGGAACAGTGATGGTGTCTGTGTGAATAATGCACGTTCCTAATTGAAGCTTCCAAGGCTCATGATCAAGATTTCCCCGGAATAGATGGCCTCTTTTTTCGGTAAAGAGGCAATATCGTTCCGTCAGCCAAAGATCGAGTGCGGATGGCTTCATGATCACCTCAGATGAAGCAGGTCCATATTCTATATGAAGCTTTGCAGAAGGAGCTCCCTTATGAAGTCTTTCCGAGGTGAATTGCGTCCGTTTTCCTTCCTTCTCCGCCATCATTTTTGCACGGTAATATGGCAGATGAAAGAACGACCTTGCCACCTTAACTCCAATCAGGCTGCTCGCGTCAAGACTGAAGAAATATACCCCCGGGTTGCTGCTGCAGGTTACATACGTCCGAATGTTCAGCTCTAACAGGTTAGACAGGCGAGGGATAGAGGGGAATCCCCTGAATCTGATGTCATCCATTTCAAACGGCACGAGTCCTATCCAAGCCTGGCCTTCAAATACATCTGCTGTTAATGAATGAGGAAGCCTTTCCTGCAGCCATGCAGGGTCAACCGGCCAATGCACAAACAGCAGATTCCGCCACGTTTGCTTCATGATCCATTTCACCAAATCCCCCCTCTCCATTATGTATATGTGCCTCTTAAAATAATTTAGCCAGATAGAGAATCAGCCATTCAAAAAAATCCGCCTCCCTGATTAGGAGACGGATTTTATTTCACCAGACGTATAAGCCTACAATCATCGCACTCAACAGGGAAACTGCCAACCCGCTGACAAGCAGCTTCCAGACATTTTTCCCGATCATCGAGGATTTTTCCTCTCCTAAAACGGAGCTGAATGTGCCGTAAATCATTCCTACAGTACTGAAGTTTGCAAAGGAGGTCAGGAACGTCGTCGCAACGGCAACCGTATGCGGGCTTAGCGTATTCAGATTGTTTTTCAAATCAAGCATAGCCACAAATTCATTTGTCGCCATCTTAATTCCCATAAGCTGAGCCACATACATCGTATCCTTTGCTGACAAACCAAGAAGGAACGCAAAAGGACTGAAAATGATGGAGAAGATTTTTTGAATGGTCAGACCGTCTACGAAAAAGCCAAGAATACCATTCAAGACAGCCGTTAGGGCTACATATCCGATAACCATCGCGAGGATTACAATCACCATGTTCATTCCAACCATCATACTGTTGGAAATGGTCGAAAAGAAATCCTTCTTTTCGCTTTTTGGGGGAACGTACACAATGTCTTCCTCTTTAGGGACAACTGCAGGATTCAAAATACTTGCAAGAAGGAGTGCATTCAGGCAGTTCAACGGAATCGCACTGAACACATACTCAGCCGGAACCATCGTTAAATAGGCTCCGATGATCGATCCGCTTATGCTGCTCATACTCATGATTCCAAAAGTTAGAAGCCGGTTTTCTTTTAGAACGACCAGCTGCTGACGGATAACCGCAAGTGCTTCTGTGTTTCCAAGAAACATCATTTGAATGGAAAAAAAACTTTCAAGCTTCGGCAACCCGGAAATTTTCGAGATTACCCACCCTACTTTATCAATAATCCAAGTCAAGATACCAAAATAAGATAATATATCAAAAAAGGTGACAATTACAATGATAGGAAGAAGTGCACTAAAAAAGAAATCTACCGTGTCATTGGCCATGACGGAAGGAAAGACGAACGAAATCCCTTCATTTGCGCATGCAATCAGCCAAGTGAAAAATGAAGCAAACGTGCTGATTGCCTTACCGCCTATTTCTGTACCAAGCATGAACCAGGTGATAAGCAGTTCAGCCGCGAGCAAAATTCCAATCGACTTCCATTTTACCTCTCTCTTTTGAGGAGAACAGGCAAAGACAAGAGCGATCACAACGAAAATGCCCAGCAGGTTAATTAAAAAATACATGATCTCAACTCCCAGATGTATTGACCCAATAAAAAAACCCTAATTTTCACCCTCAGCCAAATGGACCGAAAGCATGAAAATTAGAGCCTGCAGACAGGGATTGCCCATTGTAAACGGCATGCCCCTGTTTCTCTTATATGATCATACTTCCTTGTAGTCCGGCATTTTGCGGCTGCCAGGTAGAAACTATCAGACCGAATCTTAACTGATATTATACAAGGATATAAAATTAGGTTAATTGAGTATAGCTTATTCTAAAACAGGTATAGGTATTTAGCAACCTGTCTCCGAGAAGTTGAAATTTTTCGATAGTTTCCTATTACTGATTTAAGTAATCTAAAAAGCAGCTAACTAATCTTTTTGATTGCTGAAAATAATGTCTGCCTTCTGCAATTTCTTCCAAGCTTTGAACATACTGTCCCTTTGAAGGAGTTTCACTCTCGGCAACTTTAGAAACAATTTCTTCTGTAAACTCCAGATGAAACTGGAGACCGATGACCCGGTCATCGTAAAGAAACGCCTGGTTGGAACAAGCTTCGCTCTCTGCCAGCCAAATGCAGTCTTCCGGGAGATCAAATGTATCCCCATGCCATTGCATCGCTTTGAAACTGGCCGGCAGACCAGGAATTCGAGTCTCTCTCATTTTCACCTCATGCCAGCCTACCTCTTCAAACGCGTTTTTGCTTAC
The Metabacillus sp. FJAT-52054 genome window above contains:
- a CDS encoding spore germination protein, with amino-acid sequence MSSSSHINHDPSARTGSGNGPLSSGSPDETISYIKNSFFQADDLKIKRFIFNEKNTFILYIDSIADREIIQTNVLKPLLNKQKGKIEDIVTITVMHRTLELDSAIESMVEGHCLLFIEGETELFLLNVYKKEMDTGQEPNNEKVIRGSHQSFSENVLKNIHFIRERIKSPSLTVQFRSVGRTGHSKMAIVYVGKIVNPSLVKEVERRLSYLQVDSVQSPGYFEEFLEDYPFSPFPQFLSTERPDRAASNLMDGRIAILMEGSPTVLILPAHFFTFFQSSEDYNQRTLIGSFYRIVRMVSFLIALGLPAFYIALVSFNYEVIPVEIVFSIKSSLEYVPFQPVLEAMIMQLTLELLREAAIRLPNAISQTIGVVGGLVIGTAVVEAHFVSNTMIIVVAITAISSFVIPSNEMSNTIRILGFPIMLMSALFGFFGIVISFMLILIHLVKLKPFGCPYFYPLAPFDFKFFKDTVFRVPIWMMNERPRDTKPVYSWKESKSRGWRKNE
- a CDS encoding fatty acid desaturase — its product is MSKQKQVMLKKDMAPFEKSSVKSSVRQLINTFPPFFLLWFAAYQCLSVSYWLSLALAIAASGFVIRIFIIFHDCCHQSFMKTRKGNDILGIISGVLTLFPYEKWKRAHSIHHATSSNLTKRGTGDIWVLTVDEYVSSSFWRKIGYQLYRNPLVMFGLGPIYLFLISNRFNRKGARKKERLNTYLINFLIAGSYALMCWWIGWQAFLLIQVPIVFVSGALGIWLFYVQHQFEDSYYENEEEWDYVKAAVDGSSYYKLPKVLQWVTGNIGFHHVHHLSPKVPNYNLEKAHQSTPPLHKATTITLLSSFKSLRFHLWDQKNRTFVRFKDIKHLLRKPNSEM
- a CDS encoding DUF2071 domain-containing protein, whose protein sequence is MKWIMKQTWRNLLFVHWPVDPAWLQERLPHSLTADVFEGQAWIGLVPFEMDDIRFRGFPSIPRLSNLLELNIRTYVTCSSNPGVYFFSLDASSLIGVKVARSFFHLPYYRAKMMAEKEGKRTQFTSERLHKGAPSAKLHIEYGPASSEVIMKPSALDLWLTERYCLFTEKRGHLFRGNLDHEPWKLQLGTCIIHTDTITVPFRRDESESLHILYAEELKTQFFPFVKLF
- a CDS encoding nucleoside transporter C-terminal domain-containing protein, translating into MYFLINLLGIFVVIALVFACSPQKREVKWKSIGILLAAELLITWFMLGTEIGGKAISTFASFFTWLIACANEGISFVFPSVMANDTVDFFFSALLPIIVIVTFFDILSYFGILTWIIDKVGWVISKISGLPKLESFFSIQMMFLGNTEALAVIRQQLVVLKENRLLTFGIMSMSSISGSIIGAYLTMVPAEYVFSAIPLNCLNALLLASILNPAVVPKEEDIVYVPPKSEKKDFFSTISNSMMVGMNMVIVILAMVIGYVALTAVLNGILGFFVDGLTIQKIFSIIFSPFAFLLGLSAKDTMYVAQLMGIKMATNEFVAMLDLKNNLNTLSPHTVAVATTFLTSFANFSTVGMIYGTFSSVLGEEKSSMIGKNVWKLLVSGLAVSLLSAMIVGLYVW